From Streptomyces sp. SAI-135:
GAGTTGATGCACCACGTGCACGCGGACGACGTGGCGCAGGCCTTCGAGCGGGCGGTGGAGCGCCGGGACGCGGCGGCCGGAGAGGACTTCACCGTCGTGGCGCCGACCGCGCTGAACGTGCGCGGGTACGCCCGTGTCGCGGCCGGCTGGTTCGGCCGGACAGCGTCACTGGAACCGGTGACCTGGGAGGAGTTCCGCGGCACCACGTCCCCGGAGCACGCCGGGACGAGCTGGGAGCACCTGCACCGCAGCCAGTACCTGTCCATCGAGAAGGCGAGGAACCTCCTCGGCTACGCCCCGCGCCACGAACCGGAGGACGCCGTACTGGAGTCGGTGCGGTGGCTGATCGAGCACGGAGAACTGAAGGTGGCCGGCCCGCTCGTGGTCTGAGCGCGCCGGTCCCGCTAGGCCCGGCCGGCGTCCAGACGGTCCACCCGGGCCACGTTCTCCCGGTCCTCCGCGTCCGTGCTCGCCTCGGCGGCGAACCAGGCGTCGAGGATCTCCTTGAGGAGCGGCGCGGAGGTGAGGCGGAGGCTGAGCGCCAGGACGTTCGCGTCGTTCCAGCGGCGGGCGCCGTCCGCGGTGCAGGCGTCCGTGCACAGCGCGGCCCGTACGCCCGGCACCTTGTTCGCGGCGATGGAGGCTCCGGTGCCGGTCCAGCAGCACACGACGGCCTGGTCGGCTCTCCCCTCGGCGACCTCACGGGCCGCTGCCTCGGAGCAGACGGCCCACTGCGGGTCGGCTCCGGGGCTCAGGGCGCCGTACGCGACGACGTCGTGGCCCCGCGCGCGCAACTCGTCGAGGAGGGTGCGCGCGACGGGTTCGTCCATGTCCGAGGAGACGGAGATCCGCATGTCACGAGCGTACTCGGCGGCTCGCAGGAGCGGCCGCCCCAGCCCCTCCGCTCAGCCGCGGGTCAGTGCCCCCAGGGGGTCGTCGAGCACCGGCTGCCAGGCCAGTTCGGCCGCTCCGACGAGGCTGTTGTGGTCCAGGGTGCAGGCCAGGATGGGGACCCCGCCGCTCTGTCCCCACAGACTGCGGTCGGCGACGACGGCCCGCAGGCGCCCGGGGTCGGCGTCCAGCAGGGTGCGGTGGAGGCCGCCGAGGATGATCCGGTCCGGGTTGAGGATGTTGACCAGACCGGCGAGCCCCAGGCCCAGGCGGTCGATCAGCGACTGGGCCGCCGTGCGGACGGCGGGGTCGTCGTAGTGGTCGCGGACCAGGTCGTCGGCCTGCCGGAGCAGGGACTGTTCGGGACCGGGGTCGAGGCCCGCCGCCGTGAGCAGGGCCAGCGGGTCGGCCTCGACGTCCAGGCAGCCGCGGCTGCCGCAGTGGCAGGGGCGGCCCTCGGGGTTCACGGTGAGGTGGCCGACCTCCAGGGCCAGGCCCGAACTGCCCGTGTGCAGACGCCCGTCGAGCACCAGCGCCCCGCCCACACCCCGGTGGCCGGTCGCCACGCACAGCAGGTCACGGGCGCCGCGGCCCGCGCCGTGCCGGTGCTCGGCGAGCGCGGCGAGGTTGACGTCGTTGCCCGCGAAGGCCGGTCCGGTGATGCCGGCGGCGCGCACGCACTCGTCGAAGATACGGCGGACGGGGGCGCCCGCCGGCCAGGCCAGGTGCAGGGGGTTGAGGGCGAGGCCCTCGGGTTCGGCGACCGCGGACGGCACGGCGAGTCCGGCGCCCACGCAGCGCCTGCCGGTGGTGCGCAGCAGGTCGGCGCCCGCCTCCACGACGGAGCCGAGGACCTTCGCCGGGTCGGCGTCGATGGTCTCGCTGCCGGGGGCGGTGGCGACGATACGGCCGCCCAGGCCGACCAGGGCGGCCCGGAAGCCGTCGGCGTGCACCTGCGCGGCCAGCACGACGGGACCGTCCTCGGCGACCGCGAGCCGGTGCGAGGGCCTGCCCTGCGAACCGGCGGCCGCGGTGGGCCGGGCGTCGACGCGGATCAGCCCGAGCGCCTCCAGTTCCGCGGCGACCGCGCCGGCCGTCGCCCGCGTCACCCCGAGTTCCGCGGTGAGCACGGCCCGGGTGGGCGCCCGCCCGGTGTGCACGAGCTCCAGCGCGGGCCCGAGCGCACCGCGCCCCCGGTCAAGCCGCGCCCTCGAGGTGGTCCCTTCCCCCGCCGGCCGGGGGTCCGCCTTGCCGCTCATGAGGGCGAGTCTCCCATGATCCGTTCGCCGTTCCGGTCTAGAGGCCGCTGATCCGCAGCGTGATGTTCAGCCGTCCGGTCAGCCCCAACTCGGGCGGCGCGGTGCCCGGATACACCCGGGGCACACCGTGGTACGCGAGCCGTGACGGGCCACCGAACACGAACAGGTCGCCGCTGCGCAGC
This genomic window contains:
- a CDS encoding ROK family protein encodes the protein MSGKADPRPAGEGTTSRARLDRGRGALGPALELVHTGRAPTRAVLTAELGVTRATAGAVAAELEALGLIRVDARPTAAAGSQGRPSHRLAVAEDGPVVLAAQVHADGFRAALVGLGGRIVATAPGSETIDADPAKVLGSVVEAGADLLRTTGRRCVGAGLAVPSAVAEPEGLALNPLHLAWPAGAPVRRIFDECVRAAGITGPAFAGNDVNLAALAEHRHGAGRGARDLLCVATGHRGVGGALVLDGRLHTGSSGLALEVGHLTVNPEGRPCHCGSRGCLDVEADPLALLTAAGLDPGPEQSLLRQADDLVRDHYDDPAVRTAAQSLIDRLGLGLAGLVNILNPDRIILGGLHRTLLDADPGRLRAVVADRSLWGQSGGVPILACTLDHNSLVGAAELAWQPVLDDPLGALTRG
- a CDS encoding RpiB/LacA/LacB family sugar-phosphate isomerase codes for the protein MRISVSSDMDEPVARTLLDELRARGHDVVAYGALSPGADPQWAVCSEAAAREVAEGRADQAVVCCWTGTGASIAANKVPGVRAALCTDACTADGARRWNDANVLALSLRLTSAPLLKEILDAWFAAEASTDAEDRENVARVDRLDAGRA